The sequence CAGTGATTCTCTGTGAACAGTGCAGTCAAGGAGGTTTGACTTTCTTCATCAGTGGATTTCTCCTCAGCATCGGATTCTTCATCGCTTAGAGATACATTGTAGCCTTTGTTTTTTCGTAGTCGGTTAGCACATTCATTGGCATAGTGTCCAAAATCCTTGCACTCTCTACACTGCACTGAATCATACTTTTTTGAATTGTATTGTCCCTTGCTTTCATTCATTGGCTGAAATTGTTGCTTGACAGGGTACTTTTGTGACTTTTCAGATGCAGGCAGGCTAGTAGATTTAGACGGTTGTGCATTCTTCTTTTTATCTCGGATTCTTTTCAAGTAATCACCGAATTTCTTTGTGATAAAGGAGATAGAATCCTCGCAGAGATCAGAATCATTGACTTCTTGAGATATTCGAAGGAGTTCATTGTAGGAGTCATTTGAAGCTTGGAGTGCAATTGTCTtccctttcttcttcttctgcaaGTCCAGGTTCATTTCAAACGTGCGTAATGAACTGATAAGATCTTCCAATGACATCTGAGAAGTGTCCTTAGCCTCATCTATTGCgcaaatttttatgttgaatctTTCAGGCAGAGAACGGAGAACTTTGCTAACCAGACGCTCATTGGAGATAGATTCTCCAACACTGAATGCCTCATTAGCAATTTCCCGTAGACGGCGATCGTACTCGAGTATGTTCTCATATTCTTCCATCCTCATCATCTCGAATTTGGAAGTAAGCATCCTTAATCTGGTTCGTCGCACACTCTCAGACCCTTCACAGTGACATTGGAGGATATCCCATGCACTTTTAACCGAAGTACAGTTAGTGATTAAACTGAACATGTTCATGTCAACCGATGTGAATATAGCATTCAAGGCCTTTGAATTGTGGTTCGAATTTTGCACTTCATCAGCAGTCCAGTCAGTTTCAGGCTTTGGCCGTTTGTCACCCTCTTGATCTATCATGACTGGTGGAGTCCATCCATTGATGACACGCTGTCATGCCCGTTCATCTAGAGATTTTATGTAGCATCTTATTTTGACCTTCCATAGGCTGTAATTCGTACCGTCTAGAACTGGTGGTCGAAGTGTTGCGCTTGCAAATGTATTGTCCATTTGATTAGTTCtgtcaaacaaaaataaaaaccagAATCACcacttagtatatcaagagtaggctctgataccacttgtaaggattattttgtccgacatatatcaataaataatgaaaatatcagaATAAGGGTAAAAgtagtaaatttgtgttttgtcagaattaaatgttgtgccagatgttacaacatctcggacaacatcttcatgcagcggaaactttttataaaacaaattgacttgaaataaatcgatggacaaaattaaatatgcacaagtataaatacttgtgcggtgccttatggcaaaaattaatcactagaaaaccaaatcgtttatACAAACACTtatcactagtgattatgacaaaaatcaattttctcaacaagttgagaaaataaagcttTCTAAAAACAACCAACAATATTAAAACGTGAAtaagaaagcaaaaaaaaaCGTCAACGAAAACTAGAGTCACAGAAACactcttcagccaacttcgtcacggatattgtctgcagatgttcccaACACTCAAGGCAACACTTGCTATCGGCAGTCTTCAAGGCAGCAGCAACGTTGACAGTGTTTTTCTCTGAGATTCAGAACGTGCAAAGTGCGTGTATTATGTTGAGTAGAAAACGGCCAGCCCTACAAAGTCCTTGGTCTTCCTTTTTATAGATGAGAGTCTTATCACATAAGGAAACCTATTAAACAAGGGAAGATAAGAGTTTGattagaaataaactctatttaaacattgatatcatatctcatcaaatcattaacataaatataatatctcaataaGTCAACAATAAGCTTAAATATATTTGCAcaattatctcattatcttaAGAAATGCAAAATCACATAATATTACCATACTCAAGTTAAATCAATAAAGAAAGATATAGTTAGGGAAATAATTTAATTCTGTAATTTTATCAAACTCGACAATATTATTTCCCTTCATCTACAAAGGGTGGGTGGGATGCACGTGGGGGTAACGTGGATTTAAGGACGTAAATGAACCAAGCCGCTCGTATGTTATTCGAAGCTCGAATCGATAAAATCTCGTTTAATGATGCTCGTTAAGATAAACGAACCAAGTTCAAGCGTTAGAATACAGCTCGTTAGCTCATGAACAGGTTCGTTGGTAGACTCATGAGTCATTTCatagatgaaaaaataataagtttgatatttgattaatattatacattttacttatgaaaaatataaaaaatcgattaaagctatttattagaataaaattacaatttttaataatattataatatttttctctaaatatataatttggtttttaatgaatttaatgaatatttaaatatataatttatatttattgagTTTGTTTAGACTCGATAAAATCTCGAATAAGCTTATGAGTCATTaatatattcgttaaataaagtTCGAGCTCAAATCGATTATAAACGAGTTAAACTAAAACATTCACTAATTCAACTCAATTACATCCTTACCTGGATTCATAGGCACCTCACATGTTTTCTTTTAAAGGTTTCGAACGCATAAGAACACAAATTTCTAGTCCTTTGGAAAATTACATTGCTCTAAAAATCGGCCAAGGTAGTTCCTAGGCACTAGGCGGCAACCGACCGCCTAGAAAAAGTGCTAGTCGACTTGTCGCCTAGGCGGTGCTAGGCTATCCTAGGCGGCTTTAGGCAATTAgggcttttatttattttttaaaaaaaaaagttttttgtattttaatttaaattaaaaatccaattaaaaaatgaaatgtatTGTTTTATAGGCTCTAGACAAAGTCTAACAAGAAATGTGATTTATGGATAATATATCAAACTTAATCTTCATCTGCGATCTAGAGAGTGAAAACTTCACGAAGGTGATTTTGCATCCGAAAAATGGAGGATCACAATGATGATATTGAGTTAATTTAAACAatgatttaatattataaaataaaaacttcatcttatttttttattagtcaTGTTATCTCTACCTATATCAATCAGTGATTtaatattctaaaataaaagtaaaattaaaaaaattagagatattaatatataatgtaactaaatattataaaaactaattttaaaaactgcTTAGATGGCCGCCTAGACGGCTAGGTGCTAGGCGATAAGTAGCCGCTCGTTTACCTTTTTTAGAACactgaaaaaatataaatgaaattttaatttttttggtaaataataattttcctGCTGTTCACCCTATATATTCAGAATAAGAAGATCTAATCGTTTGAGTAGGATtaatagaatttaattaaattgttatatgtataaattatgatatttttatgttatgtcactttattaaatatttataaaaattttgaaaaataaaatatctaaaccATTTTCCATTTTGTCATGCAACTATTGTAATTTATGGTCCCAATTGATTGCTTTTTGTCCTCTTGTTGAGGTaggcaagttttttttttttgtctcgaGTCTTTCCAATATATTTATGTCTGGTGTCCAATTGATTGTTTTTGTCCTCTTGTTGGGGTAGACATGTTGCTCTTGTTTTTACTGTATTAACTTGAGTTTTTGCAAAGTGCTTATATCTTCATTCACACGATTTTGAGAAACTTCACATAGGTTACCTATCTCAAAATTGCCTCAAATCAagcatttttaatttttgagtttttatgtgatgaacTATCTTCATTATACCAACACGTGTCTTCCAGTATGTTTATGTTCTCACTCCCAGAATTGTCTCAAATCGAGCACCCTTAATTTTGAAGTTATTTTGTGATGatctctcaaaaataatatgtatCTTAATTATATGAATAGTacttatcaaatcttttaaactattttcaaCTATACAGTCTCATACAAGCACAGTCTATAGTCGCATACATgcatagtcttgaaatctcgtTCATTGTTAGATATGGTATACccttatttaatttgttttccaataatttttttatctaattaaaatatttattaaacaaGGGTCAAATAGAAAATTtcttcataaaaattatttttctaataattttttatcagTGTGAAAATACAAAAACCTAAATCAATGAGATTGAGGAAGTAGAATTTTTTCaggaaattcaaaattttgttgcCTAATTTCGCTAGGGTAGTGTAAATcgccaaatttattttttctgtaATAACTAATGagttgatatttttaattttattaattcattTATAAATTGACTTGATATCTAAATATTATTGTTACTAAACCATATTTTCTGATACCAAACATTTTTAACATGTCCACCATGACATTAGCactcaacaaaaaaaatgaactaaaataataataataataaaaaccgTGCAAATAATTAGTTgacttaaaatgaaaaataaccgaaaaaataatgaaaatgaaaatatacaAGTTATAAGATCAAAAATTTAATTGTCCAGAAAGTATGTATGATTAATTGACGATTTTTAAGCAATTTAAAGTTAACTAGAATGGGGAATTCTAAAACAAAATTTCTaagtaaataattaaaaatttagtaGTCACTAAGATATAGCTattggtaatggtgcaactcaaatcttttaaaccgcacagcagctcaagcaccatggTTCGAAcgctctaccaagcaaggacaattattgcaacCAACAATCTTCTTCTCAATAAttacactccttgcaatcaatgagcatcgaacccgtgaccttggcactgataccaattgtaggaccaagcgtttgccgctttaccaaaagctataactagTGGttatggtgcaactcaaatcttttaaatcataccgcagctcaagcaccacggttcgttCACTCTACCAAGAacaattattacacccaacaaaccgtaaattatttaatcaaacaTTCTCACTTATATTATTCAAATACACATCATTGTTTACAGTATACACACCACGCGATATTAACACcatcatattcaaaatattcaCACAAGAGTGCCACCCTTGACATACTCGGTGTAAGCCAAAGCTATCAATCCTACCATTGCAAGCCTTCCATTCCAAAGTTCTGCATCAGATGTCATCAATCCCTTCGATTTCGAATCCGCACTCACGCCTTTGAACAAAGGGACTAGAGATGCCACGGATAGCAGAACAGTTGTCCCGAGAAACCACGGGATCCCTCCGTCTTGTATCTGCGAAAAGATATCTTGTCCTTTGGTTATCTCAACTGCAATAGCTGCCACGAATCCGATCATGGCAAGGCGGCCGTTGATCCTTTCAGGGCCCGGGCCGTCGAAGGCCATGATGTCTGTAATCTTGGTGCTTTCCTGCATGCACGTAGATTGAGCTCACATGTGAATATATGAataatgaatatattatgtATCGTATTAATTGTAACAAGAAGAAATATT comes from Primulina huaijiensis isolate GDHJ02 chromosome 2, ASM1229523v2, whole genome shotgun sequence and encodes:
- the LOC140962944 gene encoding early light-induced protein 1, chloroplastic-like — its product is MAAAGTGMQMICGAGFNSRTVGLNQFVPLKSASLFKRDLKFRVRSMVEDGDDVAGEKEKAAVPIPPQLFSTPPPRPQPEESTKITDIMAFDGPGPERINGRLAMIGFVAAIAVEITKGQDIFSQIQDGGIPWFLGTTVLLSVASLVPLFKGVSADSKSKGLMTSDAELWNGRLAMVGLIALAYTEYVKGGTLV